One Paramisgurnus dabryanus chromosome 8, PD_genome_1.1, whole genome shotgun sequence DNA window includes the following coding sequences:
- the LOC135770914 gene encoding NXPE family member 3-like: MARPCLGTLFIGLCFGITGLLVLWTYVANKEEKHPSTSFLFQHFSKLYNSRISSTSPADVQLEISSEDSESSSSSFYSEFGISSESYSSLQQTLYWAGPDRSITNVSMSTSPDHSTFIIQNLKDSYQIGEELFVTIHARDFNNKSKRYGGDFFQAKLFSSESPQKASVFGEVVDLLNGSYSVRFLLPWVGEAQVAVRLIHSSEAVQVLKHHRATDSDRVSFHGYFEGPGPNGTRLKERVLCNVKSDKNGLERIKNGDCCCEYKDSRTGEEWRCQRPKSLPCSARVYHSIGVYINYMTAEEEMFLNPSNKGISGLKNTTIKILPSNRSAEIDVTQKCRPGLHTPVPAGFYLNDVWTSFVCSTHHFTNQTTTQCLKDKHIYMMGDSTLRQWFELLLKVIPTLKEINLHVLQPAGPHLAVDVENNIDVHWRHHGLPVRCQKTELTNLHYISNQIDDLNGGPHSVFVIHLGIHFATFPLDYFTKRVLRTRKAVLDLLQRAPETTVIIKTANTGFKDVFGSDWYVQQLDTILRWAFQNVGVYIMDVWQMTACHYSEENIHPGEVILKNEIDILLSFICPP, translated from the exons ATGGCGAGACCATGTTTGGGGACGTTGTTTATTGGCCTGTGCTTTGGAATTACAGGACTTCTG GTTTTATGGACTTATGTGGCAAATAAAGAAGAGAAACATCCTTCAACCAGCTTTTTGTTTCAGcacttttcaaaactttacaactCCAGAATCTCCTCCACCTCTCCTGCAGATGTTCAGCTAGAAATCAGTTCAGAAGACTCAGagtcaagttcaagttcattttacTCAGAATTTGGAATCAGTTCAGAAAGTTACTCCAGTTTACAGCAGACTCTTTACTGGGCTGGACCAGACAGATCAATTACAAATGTGTCTATGAGTACAAGTCCAGATCACTCCACTTTCATCATTCAGAACCTGAAAGACAGCTACCAAATAGGGGAGGAGCTTTTTGTTACTATCCATGCCAGAGACTTTAACAATAAATCTAAACGTTATGGAGGGGATTTCTTTCAAGCAAAGCTTTTCTCATCCGAAAGTCCCCAAAAG GCCAGTGTGTTTGGGGAGGTGGTGGATTTGCTCAACGGTTCCTACTCTGTGCGTTTTCTTCTGCCGTGGGTTGGAGAGGCACAGGTGGCTGTGCGTCTGATTCACTCCAGTGAAGCTGTGCAGGTCCTCAAGCATCACAGAGCCACTGATTCTGACAGAGTGTCTTTCCATGGATATTTTGAAGGACCAGGACCGAATGGGACCAGACTGAAAGAAAGAGTGTTGTGCAATGTGAAGTCAGACAAGAATGGACTGGAGAGGATCAAAAATGGAGATTGTTGCTGTGAATACAAAGATTCTCGCACTGGAGAAGAATGGCGCTGTCAGAGACCCAAATCACTGCCATGCAGCGCTCGTGTCTATCACTCTATTGGAGTGTATATCAACTACATGACTGCTGAAGAGGAAATGTTTTT GAATCCAAGCAACAAGGGTATCAGTGgactaaaaaacacaacaatcaAGATTCTTCCCTCTAACAGGAGTGCAGAAATTG ATGTAACACAGAAATGTCGCCCTGGTTTGCATACACCAGTTCCTGCTGGCTTTTACCTGAATGATGTTTGGACATCTTTTGTGTGTAGCACACATCATTTTACTAACCAAACAACAACACAGTGTTTAAAAGACAAACACATCTACATGATGGGAGACTCGACCTTGAGACAGTGGTTTGAGTTACTGCTGAAAGTTATACCAA CTTTGAAGGAGATAAACCTGCATGTTCTACAACCGGCAGGTCCTCACTTAGCAGTGGATGTTGAGAACAACATTGATGTTCACTGGAGGCATCACGGTCTTCCTGTCCGCTGTCAGAAAACTGAACTTACTAATCTGCACTACATCAGTAATCAGATTGATGATCTCAATGGAGGACCTCATTCTGTGTTTGTTATTCACCTGGGGATCCACTTTGCGACATTTCCTCTAGATTACTTCACCAAAAGAGTGCTGAGGACGCGCAAAGCTGTGCTAGATTTGTTACAGCGGGCACCAGAGACTACTGTTATAATCAAGACGGCCAACACTGGTTTTAAG GATGTGTTTGGCAGTGACTGGTATGTCCAGCAGTTGGACACAATTCTACGGTGGGCTTTTCAGAATGTTGGTGTTTATATTATGGATGTGTGGCAAATGACAGCTTGTCACTACAGTGAAGAGAACATTCATCCAGGTGAAGTTATCCTCAAAAATGAGATTGACATTTTACTATCTTTTATTTGTCCTCCATga
- the LOC135770911 gene encoding zinc finger MYM-type protein 1-like, translating to MKRNYPSGAEKRRRREENKKNIAKLPKLTSFFVTGAAAAAANTKAIEEQKEAEAEVNANASVDESQVAADSAMPSGSSDAALAICKNISTAAADDDSASPGCPSDAAAVAICKNTLTEDDDIAADESASPGCSSDAAAVAICKNTLTGDDDIAADESASPGCSSDADAVAICKNTLTEHDDIAADESASPGCSSDAAAVAICKNTFTGDDDPALWPKHLTDNECCLLVQRGPVQIKDRNYPKNHEGRRFSNHHFYLQMKNGEKIKRSWLVYSEKNDSVICFCCRLFGNRERDTLLSGDGFNNWKNLSAHLRQHETSAKHIANMDTWRNLFQKLQTNTAIDQVNQDLIAIEVNRWKEILRRLVAIVNHLAEHNLAFRGHSDRLFESGNGNFLGQVQLMAQFDPVMREHLRRIQTKQQSDSYLSKTIQNELISLVAKCTTDAIIERVKAAKYYAVIMDCTPDLSHNEQLSVVLRILNCELSKGVSIHEHFVGFLEALDTTGKGLCETFLTHLQTLGLDLCNCRGQSYDNGSNMQGKKHGVQKRLLELNEKALCVPCGSHTLNLVVGDAAKSSVMSISFFGLLQRLYTLFSSSVNRWTILKEHVKNFTLKALSTTRWECRVEAVKAVRYQLPEIVKALTALKEYATEKRDADVVSTAESICKELQRWPFM from the exons ATGAAGCGAAACTATCCAAGCGGTGCTGAAAAAAGGAGGAGGCGGGAGGAAAACAAAAAGAATATTGCAAAGTTGCCAAAGCTAACAAGTTTTTTTGTGACGggtgctgcagctgctgctgCCAACACAAAAGCCATTGAAGAACAGAAAGAAGCAGAAGCCGAAGTCAATGCTAATGCTAGCGTGGATGAGTCACAAGTGGCTGCCGACAGTGCTATGCCTAGCGGCTCAAGTGATGCTGCTTTGGCTATATGCAAGAATATTTCAACAgcag CTGCTGATGATGACAGTGCCAGCCCAGGCTGTCCAAGTGATGCTGCTGCTGTTGCTATATGCAAGAATACTTTAACAGAAG ATGATGACATAGCTGCTGATGAAAGTGCCAGCCCAGGCTGCTCAAGTGATGCTGCTGCTGTTGCTATATGCAAGAATACTTTAACAGGAG ATGATGACATAGCTGCTGATGAAAGTGCCAGCCCAGGCTGCTCAAGTGATGCTGATGCTGTTGCTATATGCAAGAATACTTTAACAGAAC ATGATGACATAGCTGCTGATGAAAGTGCCAGCCCAGGCTGCTCAAGTGATGCTGCTGCTGTTGCTATATGCAAGAATACTTTTACAGGAG ATGATGACCCAGCTCTCTGGCCAAAACATCTTACTGACAACGAGTGCTGCTTACTAGTGCAGAGAGGCCCAGTTCAAATCAAAGACAGAAATTATCCAAAAAATCATGAGGGGCGAAGATTTTCTAACCACCACTTTTACCTGCAAATGAAAAATGGGGAAAAGATAAAGAGGTCATGGCTTGTGTACAGTGAAAAAAATGACTCTGTTATTTGCTTTTGTTGCCGCCTGTTTGGTAACCGAGAAAGGGACACTCTGCTAAGTGGGGATGGTTTCAACAACTGGAAGAATCTTTCAGCCCACTTGAGACAACATGAGACATCTGCTAAacacattgcaaacatggatacTTGGCGCAATCTTTTCCAGAAACTTCAAACAAACACAGCTATAGATCAGGTAAACCAAGATCTAATTGCTATTGAAGTAAACCGCTGGAAAGAGATTTTGAGAAGACTTGTTGCAATTGTAAATCATCTGGCAGAGCACAATCTTGCTTTTCGTGGCCACTCAGACAGATTGTTTGAGTCTGGTAATGGAAATTTCCTTGGACAAGTCCAATTAATGGCTCAGTTTGACCCAGTGATGCGAGAGCATTTGAGAAGAattcaaacaaaacaacaaagtgACAGCTATTTAAGCAAGACCATTCAAAATGAACTAATTTCCCTTGTAGCAAAATGTACCACTGATGCCATTATAGAGAGAGTAAAAGCAGCCAAATATTATGCCGTTATCATGGACTGCACTCCAGATCTCAGTCACAATGAGCAGCTATCAGTAGTGCTACGAATACTTAATTGTGAGTTGTCAAAGGGTGTCTCCATTCATGAGCACTTCGTTGGATTTCTTGAGGCACTTGACACAACAGGAAAAGGCCTATGCGAGACATTTTTAACCCATTTACAAACACTTGGATTGGATCTGTGCAACTGCCGAGGCCAATCGTATGATAATGGGAGCAACATGCAGGGTAAAAAGCATGGAGTGCAAAAGAGATTGCTGGAATTGAACGAAAAAGCATTGTGTGTTCCTTGTGGGAGTCACACTTTGAATCTTGTTGTTGGTGATGCAGCTAAATCTTCAGTTATGTCCATCAGCTTCTTTGGGCTGTTACAGCGGCTTTACACTCTCTTCAGCTCCTCAGTTAACCGTTGGACCATTCTCAAAGAACATGTGAAGAATTTTACACTGAAGGCTTTGTCAACAACCAGATGGGAGTGCAGAGTTGAAGCTGTTAAAGCTGTTCGCTACCAGCTGCCTGAAATTGTGAAAGCATTAACTGCTCTAAAGGAGTACGCCACAGAGAAACGAGATGCTGATGTTGTCTCTACAGCTGAAAGCATATGCAAGGAGCTGCAAAGATGGCCTTTCATG TAA
- the LOC135770915 gene encoding NXPE family member 3-like, with protein sequence MARPCFRMLFIGLCFGITGLLVLWTYVASKEEKHPPTSFLSEHFAKLYNSRNSSTSPSDVQLEISSEDSESSSSSFYSEFGISSESYSSLQQTLYWAGPDRSITNVSMSTSPDHSTFIIQNLKESYQIGEELFVNIHARDFNNKSKRYGGDFFQAKLFSSKSPKKASVYGKVVDLLNGSYSVRFLLPWVGEAQVAVRLIHSSEAVQVLKHLRATDSDRVPFHGYFEGPGPNGTRLKERVLCNVKSDKNGLERIKNGDCCCEYKDSRTGEEWRCQRPKSLPCSARVYHSIGGYINYMTAEEEMFLNPSNKGINELKKTTIKILPSNGSTNIDVTQKCRPGLHTPVPAGFYLNDVWTSFVCSTRHFTTQTTIQCLKDKHIYLMGDSTLRQWFELLLKVIPTLKEINLHVLQPAGPHLAVDVKNNIDVHWRHHGLPVRCQKTELTNLHYISNQIDDLNGGPHSVFVIHLGIHFATFPLDYFTKRVLRTRKAVLDLLQRAPATTVVIKTANTGYKDVFGSDWYVQQLDTILRWAFQDIGVYIIDVWQMTACHYNKENIHPREVILKNEVDILLSFICPA encoded by the exons GTTTTATggacttatgtggcaagtaaAGAAGAGAAACATCCTCCAACCAGCTTTTTGTCAGAACACTTTGCAAAACTTTACAACTCCAGAAACTCCTCCACCTCTCCTTCAGATGTTCAGCTAGAAATCAGTTCAGAAGACTCCGagtcaagttcaagttcattttacTCAGAATTTGGAATCAGTTCAGAAAGTTACTCCAGTTTACAGCAAACTCTTTACTGGGCTGGACCAGACAGATCAATTACAAATGTGTCTATGAGTACAAGTCCAGATCACTCCACTTTCATCATTCAGAACCTGAAAGAAAGCTACCAAATAGGGGAGGAGCTTTTTGTTAATATCCATGCCAGGGACTTTAACAATAAATCTAAACGTTATGGAGGGGATTTCTTTCAAGCAAAGCTTTTTTCATCCAAAAGTCCCAAAAAG GCCAGTGTGTATGGGAAGGTGGTGGATTTGCTCAACGGCTCCTACTCTGTGCGTTTTCTTCTGCCGTGGGTTGGAGAGGCACAGGTGGCTGTGCGTCTGATCCACTCCAGTGAAGCTGTGCAGGTCCTCAAGCATCTCAGAGCCACTGATTCTGACAGAGTGCCTTTCCATGGATATTTTGAAGGACCTGGACCAAATGGGACCAGACTGAAAGAAAGAGTGTTGTGCAATGTGAAGTCAGACAAGAATGGACTGGAGAGGATCAAAAATGGAGATTGTTGCTGTGAATACAAAGATTCTCGCACTGGAGAAGAATGGCGCTGTCAGAGACCCAAATCACTGCCATGCAGCGCTCGTGTCTATCACTCTATTGGAGGATATATCAACTACATGACTGCTGaagaagaaatgttttt GAATCCAAGCAACAAGGGTATCAATgaactaaaaaaaacaacaatcaaGATTCTTCCCTCTAACGGAAGTACAAACATTG ATGTAACACAGAAATGTCGCCCTGGTTTGCACACACCAGTTCCTGCTGGCTTTTACCTGAATGATGTTTGGACATCTTTTGTGTGTAGCACCCGTCATTTTACTACCCAAACAACAATACAGTGCTTGAAAGACAAACACATCTACTTGATGGGAGACTCTACCTTGAGACAGTGGTTTGAGTTACTGCTGAAAGTTATACCAA CCTTGAAGGAGATAAACCTGCATGTTCTACAACCGGCAGGTCCTCATTTAGCAGTGGATGTTAAGAACAACATTGATGTTCACTGGAGGCACCACGGTCTTCCTGTCCGCTGTCAGAAAACTGAACTTACTAATCTGCACTACATCAGTAATCAGATTGATGATCTCAATGGAGGACCTCATTCTGTGTTTGTTATTCACCTGGGGATCCACTTTGCAACATTTCCTCTAGATTACTTCACCAAAAGAGTGCTGAGGACCCGCAAAGCTGTGCTAGATTTGTTACAGCGCGCACCAGCAACTACCGTTGTAATCAAGACGGCCAACACTGGCTATAAG GATGTGTTTGGCAGTGACTGGTATGTCCAGCAGTTGGACACAATTCTACGGTGGGCTTTTCAGGATATTGGTGTTTATATTATAGATGTGTGGCAAATGACAGCCTGTCACTACAACAAAGAGAACATTCATCCACGTGAAGTTATCCTCAAAAATGAGGTTGACATTTTGCTATCTTTTATTTGTCCtgcataa